The genomic interval TGCAGATACTGATCCGATATTCATTGAAGTTCCGTTTTCAACAAACAATGCCGGTTTCTACCGTCTGATTCTTAAACCGTAAAATTTAACAATAAATATGCACTTATGCGCTGTCCGGTAGTTCTTTAGACCACTGGCTGAATGTACAGCTTTTGAAACGCGGGAAATCAGGTACCCTGAGTGGCGCAAAAGTGGTCAAAAGATGCTGTCTATGATGTATATGCCGGTGCGGCGGATACGTATATATAGCATGCTCAAGGAAACAGGAGTATTGGAGAGATGATGAAAGCTTTAATCTACTCATTGGTATTAGGCTTACTGGCTGGTGCCGCTGAAGTAACGCATGCGGATCATGATATCCGTGCATATTGGAGAATGAATGATGGAACCGGGCATACTGTTGCCGATTCATCGGGCAATGGAAATACCCTTCAGTTGACCAATTTTGCCTGGTCTGCAGGGATAAACAGTCCGGCCGTTACCATGAAAACGGGAGGATTGATTTCGGCAGAAAACAGCAAGACGCTGAATCCTGAAAAATCGATCTCTATTGAAGGTTGGGTGGCACCATGGAATCCGAATTACAAGGATTCTCCAACATGGGTCCATAAAGAAGGATCTTACAGTCTGGGTTTTATTCCCGGTGGAAAAATCGGGGCGACGATCTGGATTGACGGGAAATCCCATACCGTTCAATCGAAAAAATCCGATTTTCCGAAAACGGTCTGGATTTATGCGGCGGCCACCTATGACGGCGAAAAATTAAAGCTTTATATCGACGGAGAAAAAGATTCGGAAATCGCGGTCTCCGGAAAAATAGATAAAAGTGAATCTCCGGTATTTATCGGTTCGCAGAATGGGAAACATATTCTTTGGAATTCGATCGACGAAGTCCGGATTTCCGGCAAAGCACTGAATGCGGAATTTATTGCTGAAACGCATCTTGCAGGGCGTTTTGAAGTGGAACGGGCCGATGCACGTTTTCAGGCTTTTTTCCATAAGGGCGAAAAGCGGAAAGCAAAGGAAGTGGTACCCGGTTATATCTGGATCGATGCTGAGGATTTTGATGAATACGGCGGCTGGTGGCTGGAAACCCAGTTTGTCCCGCAGGTGGGGTCGCCCTACATGCTTGCCGCGGGAACCGGCGAGCCGGTGGAGGATGCTGTAACGAAAATCCGCATTGAAAAAGCGGGTACTTATAAACTCTGGGTTCGCAGCCGCAACTGGATTAAAGAGCACAACCCGGGCACCTTCAATGTGATCGTAAACGGCAGAAAATCTGAAACGGTGTTCGGTACGGAGCCGATTCAGGAGTGGGTGTGGCAGGATGGCGGTACTTTTGAGCTGGGTATTGGTGAAGTCGAACTGCGGCTTCATGATCTGACCGGATGGTACGGTCGTTGTGATGCGATTATTCTGACACGGGATATGGCTTATGTTCCGCCTTTTGTTCTTGCAGGGTACAAAGGGGAACAGCGCCGTCTGACCGGTCGTGGAGCAGACGAAGTCACTGTGGGCGATTATGATGTGATTGTCGTGGGTGCTGGTGCTGCCGGCATTAATGCGGCTATTGCCTCGGCTCGTACGGGAGCCAAAACCGCGCTGATTCAGAACCGCCCGATGATTGGCGGAAACAACAGTACGGAGATGGGGGTTCCGATTCTCGGTCCGGCTGACTACGGAAAGAAGAACGCCCGCGAAGGCGGTTTGAATGAGGAAATCGGACGTCTGCGCTCCTATAACTTCATGAAGAAATGGAGTAACGGAGCTGAGGTCGTGGCCGCGCGGGAGAAGAATCTGACCATTTTCCTGAATACGCATGTTTACGATGTGGAACGTACGGATGGCAATCGTATTACGGCGGTTCGGGCGTTTGATATGATTGACGGGCATCTGACGCGCTATACCGGAAAACAGTTTATCGACTGCACCGGTGATGGCTGGGTTGGTTATTATGCCGGTGCCGAACTGCTGCGCGGCCGTGAACCGAGCTGGATGTTCAACGAAAGTCATGCGCCGGAAGACGGCGATATTTTCACGATGAGCGGTGCGTTGTTCCACTCCTCGAAACTGGCCTACGGCAGTGTGGATACAGGGAAACCGACTCCGTTTAAAGCACCTTCATGGGTATGGGATCTATCGGATAATACAGAAGCGCTGGAGGCGCGTAAAGGGGTGGAGTCAAGTTGGAAAAGCGGTACCTGGTGGCATGAAAACCGGAATGAAGTGGACGATCTCTGGGATCCGGAATCCGCACGTGACGGACTGATCAATGTCAGTATCAGCTATTGGAACTGGATTAAAAATGTGTCGAAATTCAAAGAAAAAGCCGCCAATCGGAAATTGACGCAGCTTCCGCTTACCAACGCCAAACGCGAAACGCAGCGTCTGGTGGGCGACTATATTCTGACGCAGGATGATGTGCTGGAGGCCCGTCATTTCGAGGATGCCATTGGTAACGGTGGATGGGGCTTGGATATCCACCATCCGGAAGGAATCTTTTCCAAGGAAGGTCCCTTTGATTTCAATACCCATACGCCGCTGTATAATATTCCGTTCCGGATTCTCTATTCCAGAAATGTGCCGAATCTGTTTATGGCGGGGCGGAACGTTTCCTGTTCGCATGTGGCGCTTGGAACACTGCGTGTGCAGGCTACTACAGGCGTGATGGGTCAGGCGGCCGGTACTGCGGCTGCAATGTGCGTGCAGAAAGGTACGGATCCCCGGGGAATCTACGAGCACCATATTCGGGAACTGCAGCAGCAGCTGTTGAAAGATGATGTGTACATTATCGGTCTGCGAAATGAAGATCCGAATGATCTCGCGCTGATGGCTTCTGTTTCGGCGTCGAGTGAAAAGTCGGCGCTGTTCAGTGCACAAAACGTTATTAATGGCGTAACCCGTATTGTTGATGATGAAATGAATATGTGGGCGTCCGATCCGGAACAGGAACTGCCGCAGTGGATTGAGCTGGATTTTGGCGGTAAGAAAAAACTGAATGCGGTGTATCTGACCTTTGACACCGATGTGAATGAGGCCAAGCGGGCGACCTGGGAGTGGAAAAAAGAACATCGGATGCCGCCGGAAGCGGCCCGCGATTATCAGGTTCAGGTTCAGATCGGTAACCGCTGGAAGACCGTTGCGGATGTGAAGAGCAATTATCAGCGCCGGCGTATTCACCGTTTTGAAACCGTGAAAACAGAAAAAATGCGTGTGGTGATCGCTGCCACCAATGGCGATCCTTCCGCACGCATTTACGAAGTGCGCGCATATAATGAATAATTAACGGACCAGTTCAACGCGTAGCGTTGCCAGCGACGCCTTCCATTTCTTCGGGGATTCCAGCTTGAAATGGAAGGTGTTTTCTTTTTCAAGGATGCCGTCGGGCAGTTCGAAATGAAGCGGGATAAAAAGATCCTTTATACCGGCGGTGAAACCAAGCGTAATGGTTTGTGTATGCCCGTTGATGTGAAGTGTTAACGTCGAGCCCGGAGCAAAACCGTTCGGGCAGGCCAGGGTGGGGATGACCGTTGTGTGTCCGGCAGGGCGATGTGGAAGGTTGAGTGTTATGCGGGCTTCGCCATCCTGCAGACTTTGAAGGGTCGTACTGGAATAAAAACGTTCGATCGTCTGGTTTGCCGGTTTTTCGGGCGCGGGGAGATCAGCGTATATTATGACGGTTTCTTCCGGCTGAAGCGTAAGATTGGAGCAGTCGATATGTTCCTGCGGCCGGAGATCAATCCGCCAGGTCTTGTTTTCCCAGCGCATACGGGCTGCAGTTGCGGTTGTTATGCTGCCGCATTTGAGGTGGATCCGTTTTTCAGTATCAAATGCATTGTGCAGCAGAACCATCAGCCGGTTTCCGCTCCGCATCGGCAGCGCGGTCAACCCCAGCTGTTCTTCGGGTGTTGTTTCCTGCCAATTGAATTTTACGCGTTTGCCTTCCAGAGCCTGGAAAAAACGGTAGAAATTATAAAGTGGAGTTCTGACCGGTTCCCCTTTTTCGTTGCGGGTGTACATGGCCTGACCGCGTTGCGGGGCGTAGCCCGGGTCGCTGACGGGCAGAATAAAGGGAACGGTTAACTGCACCTCCGGCCGCTGCATGAGCTGCATCCAGATCCGGGTGACGGTTGTACCGTATAGATAATAATTGATGTCGTTTTTCCAGGGACCTTTCTGAGGAAAAATATTCTGCCGGCCGAATTCGGTGATAATTACCGGAAGCGACGGCTCATTCCAGAAAGCCTGATGGTGGGCATAAACCAGATCGAGAAAGGCATCAGCTTTACCGAAATCCCAGACGAACGGGTTTCCGTTGGTGTAGGAATCATAAAAATTGGGGGAATCGTGGCGGGGATTTTCCAGTGCCCACTGTTCGGCGGAATAGAGGTGAAAATCATAGGCGGCTGCCACATTGCCGCAGGTTTCGACAAAGCGTTTTTCCCATCCGGAATCCGTCCATCTCCGGAGATCTCCGCGCGGGTGCGGCCAGGCGGTGCAGGGACCGGAAATTCCGGTATTCGGAAAATCGGTTTTAAGTTTTTGGGCAAGCAAGCGTGCAAAGTCGGCCTGGTCCTGTGGAGGCCGGGGTGAATTCCGCCAGTTCCCATCCGGTTCGTTGAGTGGAGAAAACCAGCGGGGCGGGGTCACATTGTCCGTTTGAAGTGTTTTCAGCCATTGATAAACGAGGTCGGCACATTTTTCAAAATCTTCAGGAGGAATGCCTTTGCGATGTTTGTCGACCATTGAGGCATCGGCATCGTACAGTTTCCGGTTTTCGGTTTTTGTAAATTCCGGATAGTTTCCACCGCCAAGGGCGTGAGGAGCTCCGGGATACCGTTTATCCGCATTCCGGTAAAATTCCACATAGTTCCGGATTTGCTCGGTCAGATCGGGATCCCAGCCGGCGCGCTGGCTGTCGCCCCCGTTATGTCCGAAATAAGGGCCCGTTCCACGTCCCGGCGAAATCCGCAGTTCCCGCAGTTCTTCCGCAAGCGCTTCATCGAACATGCCGGGGATGTGATAGGTGCGGAAATAGATGTTCCGGTCTATTTTCGCAGTTTTGTGCGGTCCGGCCTGGAGGGTAATAAACGTATTGGGTTCAATCTGAAGTGTTGCCGCCCGGCAGGCACAGGTTGCAAGGGCGATTACATAGTAACAGCGGGACATCTGCTAATGCCTGCCGGTATACCGGTCTGTATCCTGGGCGAGCGGCTGAGGGGGAACCCGTCCGTAATCCGGATCAAACCGGGGAATGCCCATGCCTTCGGGCGTCTGCCAGCCTTTGAAGGGTTTGTGCGTTACATAGACATAGTAGGGGGTAGAGATTTCGCCGCCGCCGGAAAAATAGGGGGCCAGTGTGGTCAGGCCTTTTTTAAGTTCCACCCTGAAGGTGATTTCCTTTGCTCCGGCCGGGATCGGTTTACTTTGTCTGAAATCCCCGATCTGTATGGTTGCCGTATCAAAGTTGAATCCTTTGTATCCGTTGGCTTCATTGATGGGCAGGTCGGCTTCGACCGGCCAGCGGCGCAGGGAGAATTCATAGATGCCGGCGTGTTCCGTTTCGACCGCCCAGTGTGCTTTTTTTGCATACATGCCATGCATGATCTGGGCCTGGTTCCAGGGGATCTGTTCGACCAGCCAGTCGTGGGAGCAGAGCTTAACAATGGGCGATTTATCGGATCCGATAATCATGTAACTGGTCAGGTTGTGTTCCCGGGAAACGTCGGCCCACCAGGTTTCATAGCTCCCGCGCAATCGTTCAACGACTTCGGGGTACTGTTCGGCAATATCGGTTTTCTGTCCGGGATCTTTGAGAATGTCATAGAGTTCTTTGCCGTCAACGAGTCGCCAGCGTTCGGTCATAACGGAGCATTTACGCCATTTAACCGGGTCGACTACGCGTTGTGTTTCAACCATGAGGGTCCGCTCCGGCCACGCACTGCCATCTGTATAGAGCAGATTTCGGATGCTTTTTCCATCGAAAGCAATATCCGGAGCATCCAGTCCGCAAAGATCGATAAGAGTCGGAAGGATGTCGAAGTGGGCGGTCAGCTGTTTCACACTTTTACCTTTATTCAGTCCGCCGCCGG from Verrucomicrobia bacterium S94 carries:
- a CDS encoding N-acetylgalactosamine-4-sulfatase; the protein is MKKLLLALFGLLAVQAFCAQKPNVVIVMTDDQGYGDLGINGNTLIQTPNIDRFGARSIRLENYHVDTTCAPSRSALMTGRYSNRVGVWHTVQGRNMIRRREITMADIFSQNGYSTGIFGKWHLGDVYPYRPEDNGFQYSVIHQAGGVGQAPDYWGNDYFDDTYSVNGKLKRFKGFCTDIWFNEGISFIERNAKAGKPFLVYITPNAPHGPFYCPEEYYNRYKDNPEVPNAGFYGMITHIDDNMARLFQTLDKCGITDDTILIFTTDNGTAGGIWGGKGFDAGMRGTKGSQYEGGHRVPFFLRWPGGGLNKGKSVKQLTAHFDILPTLIDLCGLDAPDIAFDGKSIRNLLYTDGSAWPERTLMVETQRVVDPVKWRKCSVMTERWRLVDGKELYDILKDPGQKTDIAEQYPEVVERLRGSYETWWADVSREHNLTSYMIIGSDKSPIVKLCSHDWLVEQIPWNQAQIMHGMYAKKAHWAVETEHAGIYEFSLRRWPVEADLPINEANGYKGFNFDTATIQIGDFRQSKPIPAGAKEITFRVELKKGLTTLAPYFSGGGEISTPYYVYVTHKPFKGWQTPEGMGIPRFDPDYGRVPPQPLAQDTDRYTGRH
- a CDS encoding FAD-dependent oxidoreductase codes for the protein MMKALIYSLVLGLLAGAAEVTHADHDIRAYWRMNDGTGHTVADSSGNGNTLQLTNFAWSAGINSPAVTMKTGGLISAENSKTLNPEKSISIEGWVAPWNPNYKDSPTWVHKEGSYSLGFIPGGKIGATIWIDGKSHTVQSKKSDFPKTVWIYAAATYDGEKLKLYIDGEKDSEIAVSGKIDKSESPVFIGSQNGKHILWNSIDEVRISGKALNAEFIAETHLAGRFEVERADARFQAFFHKGEKRKAKEVVPGYIWIDAEDFDEYGGWWLETQFVPQVGSPYMLAAGTGEPVEDAVTKIRIEKAGTYKLWVRSRNWIKEHNPGTFNVIVNGRKSETVFGTEPIQEWVWQDGGTFELGIGEVELRLHDLTGWYGRCDAIILTRDMAYVPPFVLAGYKGEQRRLTGRGADEVTVGDYDVIVVGAGAAGINAAIASARTGAKTALIQNRPMIGGNNSTEMGVPILGPADYGKKNAREGGLNEEIGRLRSYNFMKKWSNGAEVVAAREKNLTIFLNTHVYDVERTDGNRITAVRAFDMIDGHLTRYTGKQFIDCTGDGWVGYYAGAELLRGREPSWMFNESHAPEDGDIFTMSGALFHSSKLAYGSVDTGKPTPFKAPSWVWDLSDNTEALEARKGVESSWKSGTWWHENRNEVDDLWDPESARDGLINVSISYWNWIKNVSKFKEKAANRKLTQLPLTNAKRETQRLVGDYILTQDDVLEARHFEDAIGNGGWGLDIHHPEGIFSKEGPFDFNTHTPLYNIPFRILYSRNVPNLFMAGRNVSCSHVALGTLRVQATTGVMGQAAGTAAAMCVQKGTDPRGIYEHHIRELQQQLLKDDVYIIGLRNEDPNDLALMASVSASSEKSALFSAQNVINGVTRIVDDEMNMWASDPEQELPQWIELDFGGKKKLNAVYLTFDTDVNEAKRATWEWKKEHRMPPEAARDYQVQVQIGNRWKTVADVKSNYQRRRIHRFETVKTEKMRVVIAATNGDPSARIYEVRAYNE